A region from the Sandaracinus amylolyticus genome encodes:
- the radA gene encoding DNA repair protein RadA encodes MTKASSKDKTVFTCTACGAASPRWMGRCATCGEWNTFVEERAPAKSARSTAANVAGDHLARPTPIGEVPPDGARRIATGSEELDRVLGGGAVLGGVVLLGGDPGIGKSTLLMQALAGIARGGAKALYVTGEESAAQVAMRASRLALPGMERVMVQATTELEDIERAIGELEPATIVVDSIQTVRSGALESAAGSVGQLREVAARLVEIAKRRGLSLFLIGHVTKEGMLAGPKVLEHLVDTVLTFEGDPSLAYRVVRATKNRFGPAHEMAVFEMVREGLREVPDPSALFLAERPSRAPGSVVLPSAEGTRPVLIEVQALVAPARMGPPRRVSTGIEGSRLSILLAVLDRKADVHVLDQDVFASIAGGARVDERAADLALAIAVVSSLRDRAISEGLAVFGEVGLAGELRAVPRASSRLQEARKMGFSKVILPRGNLTQTTPEERAGLELVGAPTLTDALIAAFE; translated from the coding sequence ATGACCAAGGCATCGAGCAAGGACAAGACCGTCTTCACCTGCACCGCGTGTGGTGCGGCGAGCCCACGCTGGATGGGCCGCTGCGCGACCTGCGGGGAGTGGAACACGTTCGTCGAGGAGCGCGCGCCTGCGAAGAGCGCGCGGAGCACCGCGGCGAACGTCGCGGGTGATCACCTCGCGCGGCCCACGCCGATCGGAGAGGTCCCACCCGACGGAGCACGCAGGATCGCGACGGGCTCGGAGGAGCTCGACCGCGTGCTCGGCGGTGGCGCGGTGCTCGGCGGCGTCGTGCTGCTCGGCGGCGATCCCGGCATCGGCAAGTCGACGCTGCTCATGCAGGCGCTCGCGGGCATCGCGCGCGGCGGCGCGAAGGCGCTCTACGTGACGGGCGAGGAGAGCGCGGCGCAGGTCGCGATGCGGGCGTCGCGGCTCGCGCTCCCCGGGATGGAACGCGTGATGGTGCAGGCGACCACGGAGCTCGAGGACATCGAGCGCGCGATCGGCGAGCTCGAGCCCGCGACGATCGTCGTCGACTCGATCCAGACGGTGCGCTCGGGCGCGCTCGAGAGCGCGGCGGGCAGCGTCGGTCAGCTGCGCGAGGTCGCGGCGCGGCTCGTCGAGATCGCGAAGCGACGCGGGCTCTCGCTCTTCCTGATCGGTCACGTGACGAAGGAAGGGATGCTCGCGGGGCCGAAGGTGCTCGAGCACCTCGTCGACACGGTGCTGACCTTCGAGGGCGATCCGAGCCTCGCGTACCGCGTGGTGCGCGCGACGAAGAACCGCTTCGGCCCGGCGCACGAGATGGCCGTGTTCGAGATGGTGCGCGAGGGCTTGCGCGAGGTGCCGGACCCGAGCGCGCTGTTCCTCGCGGAGCGTCCGTCGCGCGCGCCGGGCTCGGTGGTGCTGCCGAGCGCGGAAGGAACGCGGCCGGTGCTGATCGAGGTGCAGGCGCTCGTCGCGCCGGCGCGGATGGGACCGCCGCGTCGCGTGTCGACGGGCATCGAGGGGAGCCGCTTGTCGATCCTGCTCGCGGTGCTCGATCGCAAAGCGGACGTGCACGTGCTCGATCAGGACGTGTTCGCGTCCATCGCGGGCGGTGCGCGCGTCGACGAGCGCGCGGCGGATCTCGCGCTGGCGATCGCGGTGGTGTCGAGCCTGCGGGATCGCGCGATCTCCGAAGGGCTCGCGGTGTTCGGCGAGGTGGGCCTCGCGGGCGAGCTGCGCGCGGTGCCGCGCGCATCGAGCCGTCTCCAGGAAGCCCGCAAGATGGGCTTCTCGAAGGTGATCCTGCCCCGCGGGAACCTGACGCAGACGACGCCGGAAGAGCGCGCGGGGCTCGAGCTGGTGGGCGCACCGACGCTGACCGACGCGCTGATCGCGGCGTTCGAGTGA
- a CDS encoding ImmA/IrrE family metallo-endopeptidase, whose product MREWIAALIVLVAISASAQERAEVRLLNGANTPLDPSRAVLMPSLRIPNDAALPRVWSFDGSSDARDVRIELVGIDADEASIESVDALGITRHAQEHVPLRRERGVSRSAFLRLVTTDLDAEAPDVTDRVLLVALGDLVRVTAAGVTYEIRVAPPRRARLRMRIVRNDVGGRPAIGGDEARAAALAREQVTIANEVWAQCGIGFGDPLELDVAVVDPPSASMLSVADVDGLPARGGGVIRMRVDGRAIPAITTRPGARPVETALAIATALRRARFVARVFENERTENGADRSADVVVRRRDGSFVTITRDDDAPLSTDAQQRVSIAEVDLGDGLREFDNMAALTGTLEERALVRAITDEDERTIDVLVVSEFTGRTRDGEAFVSGEAAGAPGSIANVVLISREGIARARAAFTLAHELGHVLLDHPLHPDHLGPDQPWRLMDSDASDSTILGPRRLTETECARARRFAHLE is encoded by the coding sequence ATGCGTGAGTGGATCGCGGCGCTGATCGTGCTCGTCGCGATCAGCGCGAGCGCGCAGGAGCGCGCTGAGGTGCGCCTCCTGAACGGCGCGAACACTCCGCTCGATCCGTCGCGCGCCGTGCTGATGCCCTCGCTGCGCATCCCCAACGACGCGGCGCTCCCGCGCGTGTGGTCGTTCGACGGCAGCAGCGACGCGCGCGACGTGCGCATCGAGCTCGTCGGGATCGACGCCGACGAGGCGTCGATCGAGAGCGTCGATGCGCTCGGCATCACGCGACACGCCCAGGAGCACGTTCCGCTGCGTCGCGAGAGAGGTGTGTCGCGGTCTGCGTTCCTGCGGCTCGTCACGACGGACCTCGACGCCGAGGCGCCCGATGTGACCGATCGCGTGCTGCTCGTCGCGCTCGGCGACCTCGTGCGCGTCACCGCGGCGGGCGTGACGTACGAGATCCGCGTCGCGCCGCCCCGCCGCGCGAGACTGCGGATGCGCATCGTGCGCAACGACGTCGGAGGGCGCCCCGCGATCGGCGGCGACGAAGCGCGCGCGGCAGCGCTGGCGCGCGAGCAGGTGACGATCGCGAACGAGGTCTGGGCGCAGTGCGGGATCGGCTTCGGCGATCCGCTCGAGCTCGACGTCGCGGTCGTGGACCCGCCGAGCGCGTCGATGCTGAGCGTCGCCGACGTCGACGGTCTTCCTGCGCGCGGCGGGGGCGTGATCCGCATGCGCGTCGACGGCCGCGCGATCCCGGCGATCACCACGCGGCCTGGTGCGCGACCGGTCGAGACCGCGCTCGCGATCGCGACCGCGCTTCGCCGCGCGCGCTTCGTCGCGCGAGTCTTCGAGAACGAGCGCACCGAGAACGGCGCGGATCGCTCGGCGGACGTCGTGGTGCGCCGACGCGATGGATCGTTCGTCACGATCACGCGCGACGACGACGCGCCGCTCTCCACCGACGCGCAGCAGCGCGTGTCGATCGCCGAGGTCGATCTCGGCGATGGACTGCGCGAGTTCGACAACATGGCCGCGCTCACCGGCACGCTCGAGGAGCGCGCGCTCGTCCGCGCGATCACGGACGAGGACGAGCGCACGATCGACGTGCTCGTCGTCAGCGAATTCACCGGCCGAACGCGCGACGGCGAGGCGTTCGTCTCGGGCGAAGCGGCGGGCGCGCCGGGCTCGATCGCGAACGTCGTGCTGATCTCGCGCGAAGGGATCGCACGCGCCCGCGCCGCGTTCACGCTCGCGCACGAGCTCGGCCACGTGCTCCTCGATCACCCGCTGCACCCCGATCACCTCGGCCCCGATCAGCCGTGGCGCCTCATGGACTCGGACGCGAGCGACTCGACGATCCTCGGCCCGCGAAGGCTCACCGAGACCGAGTGCGCACGAGCCCGACGCTTCGCGCACCTCGAGTGA
- a CDS encoding cyclic nucleotide-binding domain-containing protein, protein MSRFVAAWLDLPEGQGGRAVRMLALIFLLSSALSLMKAAQSGIFLVAYPRSMIPWAFAASSVLLASLSSLTVAYAQRLGTARLGTISLSWSAIAMVVLRALLLVDQPSIPFVLYVVIEAASGVLVIQVWAVASAATDARTARRLLPVAGIGAALAWTIAGLAVQPIVEVIASEGLLLLAPVLLGAAWWVARVMARLDLDERDRRGTKVSAPLAEAFRFVAKVPLLRMMAVLSILALVVEEVMDFHVMATARETLGDAEAISAFIGRYYAITSAIGILLLAGPAARVLGALGATRALIATPLVTAIAAVFATLVPGLTSAVLLRGTGRVLKQALWSNAQEQMQTPLSHARRAQARAATRGVLAPVGYAVCALGLAAIPEHVDERWLAALVLVLSTITVIVIATSARKTYLRALERAVDERRLFLGVGRAPRLAPLERDVIELLEREIRGSDAARAMLAAEMLGLSGDAVQIDRIALGLVHADARVRAASAEALSRIPDLAGARHLARALGREIDVEVRRAIVSAMRPSIAQLATARSDRAIQDALARAEHDADLQVASIARALCLRCTHDGPALGAALLPALRGEDPGARGTALDELTVEAAHAKGMQETLRALLAHAAPDVRIHAAERVIALGLLTLLPDVVVLLKDPATGPAVARVLVEVGEVAFGDHTRPAGASTLASLTEIARRIARSPGAASSDALLKRLLEHRDPAIRHHATFALADAIRAGRRAPLEPEVTLPLVEREVRRSFLLASILAGIARDDGVPDWEFEPHVRFLAREVELRIEASRAEVLELLLLRGASPRLVSAIEASRRAPSRERDAQVAELLEMALDPVIARKVVPVFERLSLRERIDAARRVGLVDREAIEDPLDAIVLLDDAHLRRCALLTYGARFEQRFPDLAEIDRPMIPRIERIRFLRSVPLFEGLSGEDLLSVADVLEQVEQRAGAAVFHEGDPGEDLYLVVRGTIAIEQGGVRIAELGEREFFGDLAVLDHQPRSGDALCVSDAQLLRLRGADLRELMVTRPPIVQGIVRVLVRRLRDAGHRRASHA, encoded by the coding sequence GTGAGCCGCTTCGTCGCCGCGTGGTTGGACCTGCCCGAGGGGCAGGGCGGGCGCGCGGTGCGCATGCTCGCGCTGATCTTCCTGCTCTCGTCGGCGCTCTCGCTCATGAAGGCGGCGCAGAGCGGGATCTTCCTCGTCGCGTACCCGCGCTCGATGATCCCGTGGGCGTTCGCGGCGTCGTCGGTGCTGCTCGCGTCGCTCTCGTCGCTGACGGTCGCGTACGCGCAGCGGCTCGGCACCGCGCGGCTCGGGACGATCTCGCTGTCGTGGTCGGCCATCGCGATGGTCGTGCTGCGCGCGCTTTTGTTGGTCGACCAACCAAGTATCCCGTTCGTGCTCTACGTCGTGATCGAGGCCGCGTCGGGCGTGCTCGTGATCCAAGTGTGGGCGGTCGCGAGCGCGGCGACGGATGCGCGCACGGCGCGACGCTTGTTGCCGGTGGCGGGGATCGGCGCGGCGCTCGCGTGGACGATCGCGGGGCTCGCGGTGCAGCCGATCGTCGAGGTGATCGCGAGCGAGGGACTGCTGCTGCTCGCGCCGGTGCTGCTCGGCGCGGCGTGGTGGGTCGCGCGCGTGATGGCGCGGCTCGATCTCGACGAGCGCGATCGCCGAGGGACCAAGGTGAGCGCGCCGCTGGCAGAGGCGTTCCGCTTCGTCGCGAAGGTGCCGCTGCTGCGCATGATGGCGGTGCTCTCGATCCTCGCGCTCGTCGTGGAAGAGGTGATGGACTTCCACGTGATGGCGACCGCGCGCGAGACGCTCGGTGACGCGGAGGCGATCAGCGCGTTCATCGGGCGCTACTACGCGATCACGAGCGCGATCGGGATCCTGCTGCTCGCCGGGCCCGCGGCGCGTGTGCTCGGTGCGCTCGGCGCGACGCGCGCGCTGATCGCGACGCCGCTCGTCACCGCGATCGCGGCGGTGTTCGCGACGCTGGTGCCGGGGCTGACGTCCGCGGTGCTGCTGCGCGGGACCGGGCGCGTGCTGAAGCAGGCGCTGTGGTCCAACGCGCAGGAGCAGATGCAGACGCCGCTCTCGCACGCGCGTCGTGCCCAGGCGCGCGCGGCGACGCGCGGCGTGCTCGCGCCGGTGGGATACGCGGTGTGCGCGCTCGGGCTCGCGGCGATTCCCGAGCACGTGGACGAGCGATGGCTCGCCGCGCTCGTGCTCGTGCTCTCGACGATCACCGTGATCGTCATCGCGACGAGCGCGCGGAAGACGTACCTGCGCGCGCTCGAGCGCGCGGTCGACGAGCGGCGGTTGTTCCTGGGGGTCGGTCGTGCGCCGCGCCTCGCGCCGCTCGAGCGCGACGTGATCGAGCTGCTCGAGCGCGAGATCCGCGGGAGTGACGCCGCGCGCGCGATGCTCGCCGCGGAGATGCTCGGACTCTCGGGCGACGCGGTGCAGATCGATCGCATCGCGCTCGGGTTGGTGCACGCAGACGCGCGCGTGCGCGCGGCCAGCGCCGAGGCGCTCTCGCGCATTCCGGATCTCGCGGGCGCGCGGCATCTGGCGCGCGCGCTGGGGCGCGAGATCGATGTCGAGGTCCGTCGCGCCATCGTGAGCGCGATGCGCCCTTCGATCGCACAGCTCGCGACCGCACGCTCCGATCGCGCAATCCAGGACGCGCTCGCGCGCGCCGAGCACGACGCGGATCTGCAGGTCGCTTCGATCGCGCGCGCGCTGTGTCTGCGGTGCACGCACGACGGACCGGCCCTCGGTGCGGCGCTGCTGCCCGCGCTGCGCGGTGAGGACCCGGGCGCGCGTGGCACCGCGCTCGACGAGCTCACGGTCGAGGCCGCGCACGCGAAAGGAATGCAGGAGACGCTCCGCGCGCTGCTCGCGCACGCCGCGCCCGACGTGCGGATCCACGCCGCGGAGCGCGTGATCGCGCTCGGTCTGCTCACCCTGTTGCCCGACGTCGTGGTCCTTCTGAAGGACCCGGCGACGGGCCCCGCGGTGGCGCGAGTGCTGGTCGAGGTCGGCGAGGTCGCGTTCGGGGATCACACGCGTCCCGCGGGCGCGAGCACGCTCGCGTCGCTCACCGAGATCGCGCGTCGCATCGCGCGCTCGCCGGGCGCGGCATCGTCGGACGCGCTCCTCAAGCGGCTGCTCGAGCATCGTGATCCCGCGATCCGACATCACGCGACGTTCGCGCTCGCGGATGCGATCCGCGCCGGACGTCGCGCGCCGCTCGAGCCCGAGGTCACGCTGCCGCTCGTCGAGCGCGAGGTGCGCCGATCGTTCTTGCTCGCGTCGATCCTCGCGGGCATCGCGCGCGACGACGGGGTGCCGGACTGGGAGTTCGAGCCCCACGTTCGTTTCCTCGCGCGCGAGGTCGAGCTGCGCATCGAGGCGTCGCGCGCGGAGGTGCTCGAGCTCTTGTTGCTGCGCGGCGCGAGCCCGCGCCTCGTGTCGGCGATCGAGGCATCGCGCCGTGCGCCGTCGCGCGAGCGTGACGCTCAGGTCGCGGAGCTGCTCGAGATGGCGCTCGATCCCGTGATCGCGCGCAAGGTCGTGCCGGTGTTCGAGCGGCTCTCGCTGCGCGAGCGCATCGACGCAGCGCGCCGCGTCGGGCTCGTCGATCGAGAAGCGATCGAGGACCCGCTGGACGCGATCGTGCTGCTCGACGATGCTCACCTGCGTCGCTGCGCGCTGCTCACGTACGGCGCGCGCTTCGAGCAGCGCTTCCCCGACCTCGCCGAGATCGATCGCCCGATGATCCCGCGCATCGAACGCATCCGATTCTTGCGCAGCGTGCCGCTCTTCGAGGGCCTCTCGGGCGAGGATCTGCTGAGCGTCGCCGACGTGCTCGAGCAGGTCGAGCAGCGCGCCGGCGCGGCGGTGTTCCACGAGGGCGACCCCGGCGAGGACCTCTATCTCGTGGTGCGTGGGACGATCGCGATCGAGCAGGGTGGGGTGCGCATCGCGGAGCTCGGAGAGCGCGAATTCTTCGGCGATCTCGCGGTGCTGGACCATCAGCCGCGCAGCGGCGACGCGCTCTGCGTGAGCGACGCGCAGCTACTGCGGCTGCGCGGCGCCGATCTACGCGAGCTGATGGTCACGCGTCCGCCGATCGTGCAGGGCATCGTGCGCGTGCTGGTACGCCGGCTGCGCGACGCGGGCCATCGCCGTGCGTCCCATGCGTGA